The following coding sequences lie in one Phalacrocorax carbo chromosome 3, bPhaCar2.1, whole genome shotgun sequence genomic window:
- the CCT4 gene encoding T-complex protein 1 subunit delta: protein MPENAGHKAHGGAGNRAKGTYQDRDKPSQIRFSNISAGKAVADAIRTSLGPKGMDKMIQDAKGDVTITNDGATILKQMQVLHPAAKMLVELSKAQDIEAGDGTTSVVVIAGALLDACSRLLQKGIHPTIISESFQKALDKGIEVLTNMAQPVELSDRETLLNSATTSLNSKVVCQYSSLLSPMSVDAVMKVIDPTTANSVDLRDIKIVKKLGGTIDDCELVEGLVLTQKVANTGVTRVEKAKIGLIQFCLSAPKTDMDNQIVVSDYAQMDRVLREERAYILNLVKQIKKAGCNVLLIQKSILRDALSDLALHFLNKMKIMVVKDIERDDIEFICKTIGTKPVAHIDQFTSDMLGSAELAEEVNLNGSGKLIKITGCTNPGKTVTIVVRGSNKLVLEEAERSIHDALCVIRCLVKKRALIAGGGAPEIELALRLNEYARTLRGMDSYCVRAYGDALEVIPSTLAENAGLNPISTVTELRNRHAQGEKTAGINVRKGGISNILEELVVQPLLVSLSALTLATETVRSILKIDDVVNTR from the exons ATGCCGGAGAACGCGGGGCATAAagcccacggcggagcggggaACAGGGCCAAGGGCACCTACCAGGACCGGGACAAGCCCTCCCAGATCCGCTTCAGCAACATCTCCGCCGGGAAAG CTGTTGCTGATGCAATTAGAACAAGCCTTGGACCAAAGGGAATGGATAAAATG aTTCAGGATGCTAAAGGAGATGTGACAATCACTAACGATGGTGCTActattctgaaacaaatgcaGGTTCTGCACCCTGCAGCCAAAATG TTGGTAGAGCTGTCAAAAGCACAAGATATTGAAGCTGGTGATGGCACTACATCTGTTGTTGTAATTGCTGGAGCTCTCTTGGATGCCTGTTCCAGACTCCTTCAGAAAg GAATTCACCCCACCATCATCTCTGAGTCATTCCAGAAAGCTTTGGATAAAGGTATTGAAGTACTGACCAACATGGCACAGCCAGTTGAACTGAGCGACCGAGAAACCTTGCTAAATAGTGCAACTACTTCTCTGAATTCAAAG GTTGTGTGTCAGTATTCCAGTTTACTTTCTCCAATGAGCGTGGATGCAGTGATGAAGGTGATTGACCCAACTACAGCTAATAGTGTGGACCTCAGAGATATTAAAATTGTTAAGAAGCTGGG agGCACAATTGATGATTGTGAACTGGTTGAAGGGCTGGTCCTGACGCAGAAGGTGGCAAATACCGGTGTAACCAGAGTGGAAAAAGCCAAAATTGGCCTCATTCAGTTCTGCTTGTCTGCTCCAAAGACAGAT atgGACAACCAAATAGTTGTTTCTGATTATGCTCAGATGGACAGAGTACTGCGTGAAGAGAGAGCCTATATTCTAAATTTAGTTAAGCAGATTAAGAAGGCTGGATGCAATGTGCTGCTGATTCAGAAGTCTATTCTGCG GGATGCTCTTAGTGACCTAGCCCTCCATTTCCTCAACAAAATGAAGATCATGGTGGTTAAAGACATTGAAAGAGATGACATTGAGTTTATATGTAAG ACGATTGGAACTAAGCCTGTTGCTCATATTGACCAGTTTACTTCTGATATGCTGGGATctgctgagctggcagaggaggtcAACTTAAACGGTTCTGGGAAACTAATAAAG attaCGGGCTGCACAAACCCTGGTAAAACTGTAACCATCGTGGTACGTGGATCCAACAAACTTGTTCTAGAAGAAGCTGAGCGTTCAATTCATGATGCCCTGTGTGTCATAAGATGCTTAGTTAAGAAAAG AGCTTTAATTGCAGGAGGTGGAGCACCAGAGATAGAGCTGGCTCTGCGCTTGAATGAGTATGCCCGCACTTTGCGGGGTATGGACTCATACTGCGTCCGCGCGTATGGAGACGCCTTGGAAGTCATACCGTCTACGCTGGCTGAAAACGCAGGTCTCAATCCAATTTCAACGGTAACGGAGCTGAGAAACAGACATGCTcaaggagagaaaacagctgGCATTAATGTCAGAAAG GGGGGTATTTCCAACATCTTGGAGGAGTTGGTTGTCCAGCCGCTGCTGGTGTCTTTGAGCGCCTTGACTTTGGCAACAGAAACTGTGCGCAGCATTCTTAAAATTGATGATGTG GTGAACACACGATAA